The following are encoded in a window of Kitasatospora sp. NBC_01250 genomic DNA:
- a CDS encoding SIS domain-containing protein codes for MLDDSLLDDPAALQRADREHALLMLAAAGARVRTALRLAEAAGLGSLQPDGHPRGILVAGHGSALTAGQALAALAGNGTLVQPLAPVDARPAALFSEGLSWQLPGWAGPLDLLVLCSSDGTEAGLISLAEQAYGRGCAIAVIAPEGRPLAEAALQVRGMPLPYVPATPLEEVPEAREPDLPAEELGALWAFLTPLLALADRIGVIDAPTAQLEATADLLDELAVRHRPDAAAYRNPAKELAAQLSGTVPLLWSEGPLAAVAAERFTAVLADRAGRPAVAGQLPQVLSTHRGMITGRFGTGADPADFFRDRIDEPDPLTLQVLLLRHTPREELPGAEPVEPEAVPEPGPATPTVRRARRLLADHEVRLTELAGLRPEPVHALAELIALTDFAAVYLALAEQH; via the coding sequence ATGCTCGACGACAGTCTGCTCGACGACCCGGCCGCCCTCCAGCGCGCCGACCGGGAGCACGCCCTGCTCATGCTGGCCGCCGCCGGCGCCCGGGTCCGCACCGCGCTGCGGCTGGCCGAGGCCGCGGGCCTGGGCTCACTGCAGCCGGACGGACACCCGCGCGGCATCCTGGTCGCCGGACACGGCAGCGCGCTGACGGCCGGTCAGGCGCTGGCCGCGCTGGCCGGCAACGGGACCCTGGTCCAGCCGCTGGCCCCGGTGGACGCCCGGCCCGCCGCCCTCTTCAGCGAAGGCCTCAGCTGGCAGCTGCCCGGCTGGGCCGGACCGCTCGACCTGCTGGTGCTCTGCTCCTCCGACGGCACCGAGGCCGGCCTGATCAGCCTCGCCGAGCAGGCGTACGGCCGCGGCTGCGCTATCGCGGTGATCGCCCCCGAGGGCCGCCCGCTGGCCGAGGCCGCGCTCCAGGTGCGCGGGATGCCGCTGCCGTACGTGCCGGCCACCCCGCTGGAGGAGGTGCCCGAGGCGCGCGAGCCCGACCTCCCGGCGGAGGAGCTGGGCGCCCTGTGGGCCTTCCTCACCCCGCTGCTCGCGCTGGCCGACCGGATCGGCGTGATCGACGCCCCCACCGCGCAACTGGAGGCCACCGCCGACCTGTTGGACGAGCTGGCGGTGCGCCACCGGCCGGACGCCGCCGCCTACCGCAACCCCGCCAAGGAGCTGGCCGCCCAGCTCTCCGGCACCGTCCCGCTGCTGTGGAGCGAGGGCCCGCTGGCCGCGGTGGCCGCCGAGCGGTTCACCGCGGTGCTCGCCGACCGGGCCGGGCGCCCGGCCGTCGCCGGGCAGCTGCCGCAGGTGCTCAGCACCCACCGGGGCATGATCACCGGCCGGTTCGGCACCGGCGCGGACCCGGCGGACTTCTTCCGCGACCGGATCGACGAGCCGGACCCGCTGACCCTGCAGGTCCTGCTGCTGCGGCACACCCCGCGCGAGGAGCTGCCGGGCGCCGAGCCCGTCGAGCCGGAGGCCGTGCCGGAGCCCGGCCCGGCCACCCCGACCGTGCGCCGCGCCCGCCGCCTCCTCGCCGACCACGAGGTCCGGTTGACCGAGCTGGCCGGCCTGCGCCCCGAGCCGGTGCACGCGCTGGCCGAGCTGATCGCGCTGACCGACTTCGCCGCCGTCTACCTCGCACTGGCCGAACAGCACTGA
- a CDS encoding cation diffusion facilitator family transporter — MSTEGGTRALIAALSANLAIAVSKFAAFAFTGSSSMLAEGVHSVADSGNQVLLLIGGKRARREADEEHPFGYGRERYVYGFLVAIVLFSLGGLFALYEGAEKIRHPHELHGWGWAVGVLLFAVAMEGWSFRTAVREASAAKGALGWVGYIRRAKAPELPVVLLEDAGALIGLVLALLGVGLTVLTGDGIWDGVGTLAIGLLLGTIAVVLALETKSLLIGESADRHSVERIRDALLEGDTITGVIHLRTLHVGPEELLVAAKIGVRREESAEQIARTIDEAEVRVRAAVPIARAIYLEPDIYSAEKAAAGPDPEATPGGPGH; from the coding sequence GTGAGCACCGAGGGCGGCACCAGGGCACTGATCGCGGCGCTCAGCGCCAATCTGGCCATCGCGGTCAGCAAGTTCGCCGCCTTCGCGTTCACCGGGTCCTCCTCGATGCTCGCCGAGGGAGTGCACTCGGTCGCCGACTCCGGCAACCAGGTACTGCTGCTGATCGGCGGCAAGCGCGCGCGCCGGGAGGCCGACGAGGAGCACCCCTTCGGCTACGGGCGCGAGCGCTACGTCTACGGCTTCCTGGTCGCCATCGTGCTCTTCAGCCTCGGCGGGCTCTTCGCGCTCTACGAAGGCGCGGAGAAGATCCGCCACCCGCACGAACTGCACGGCTGGGGCTGGGCGGTGGGCGTGCTGCTGTTCGCCGTCGCGATGGAGGGCTGGTCCTTCCGCACCGCGGTGCGCGAGGCCTCGGCGGCCAAGGGCGCGCTGGGCTGGGTCGGTTACATCCGCCGGGCCAAGGCCCCCGAGCTGCCGGTGGTCCTGCTGGAGGACGCCGGCGCGCTGATCGGTCTGGTGCTGGCGCTGCTCGGCGTCGGGCTCACCGTGCTGACCGGCGACGGGATCTGGGACGGCGTGGGCACCCTGGCGATCGGGCTGCTGCTCGGCACCATCGCCGTGGTGCTGGCGCTGGAGACCAAGTCGCTGCTGATCGGCGAGTCGGCCGACAGGCATTCCGTCGAGCGGATCCGGGACGCGCTGCTGGAGGGCGACACGATCACCGGTGTGATCCACCTGCGCACCCTGCACGTGGGACCGGAGGAGCTGCTGGTGGCCGCGAAGATCGGGGTGCGCCGCGAGGAGAGCGCCGAGCAGATCGCCAGGACCATCGACGAGGCCGAGGTCCGGGTGCGCGCGGCCGTGCCGATCGCCCGCGCGATCTACCTGGAGCCCGACATCTACTCGGCCGAGAAGGCCGCGGCCGGCCCGGACCCCGAGGCCACCCCCGGCGGGCCGGGACACTAG
- a CDS encoding AAA family ATPase, translating into MTDQTAPERADAATDPRKALGALRAEIGKAVVGQDPAVTGLVVALLCGGHVLLEGVPGVAKTLLIRTLSTALRLETKRIQFTPDLMPGDVTGSLVYDARTAEFSFQPGPVFTNLLLADEINRTPPKTQASLLEAMEEHQVTVDGEPRPLPVPFLVAATQNPLEYEGTYPLPEAQLDRFLLKLILPLPDRDQEFQVLSRHAAGFDPRDLHAAGVRPVAGPADLAAARAEIAGLTVSPEVLAYIVDLCRATRTSPSLSLGVSPRGATALLATSRAWAWLAGRDYVTPDDVKALALPTLRHRVQLRAEAEMEGVTADSVIQAVLAQTPAPR; encoded by the coding sequence GTGACCGACCAGACCGCCCCCGAGCGGGCCGACGCCGCGACCGACCCCCGCAAGGCGCTCGGCGCCCTGCGCGCCGAGATCGGCAAGGCCGTGGTCGGCCAGGACCCCGCCGTCACGGGCCTGGTGGTCGCGCTGCTCTGCGGCGGCCACGTGCTGCTCGAAGGCGTCCCGGGCGTCGCCAAGACGCTGCTGATCCGCACGCTGTCCACCGCGCTGCGCCTGGAGACCAAGCGGATCCAGTTCACCCCCGACCTGATGCCCGGCGACGTCACCGGCTCGCTGGTCTACGACGCGCGCACCGCCGAGTTCTCCTTCCAGCCGGGTCCGGTCTTCACCAACCTGCTGCTCGCCGACGAGATCAACCGCACCCCGCCCAAGACCCAGGCCTCGCTGCTGGAGGCGATGGAGGAGCACCAGGTCACGGTGGACGGCGAGCCGCGCCCGCTGCCGGTGCCCTTCCTGGTCGCCGCGACCCAGAACCCGCTGGAGTACGAGGGCACCTATCCGCTGCCCGAGGCCCAGCTGGACCGCTTCCTGCTCAAGCTGATCCTGCCGCTGCCCGACCGCGACCAGGAGTTCCAGGTGCTGAGCCGGCACGCCGCCGGCTTCGACCCGCGCGACCTGCACGCCGCGGGCGTGCGCCCGGTGGCCGGCCCCGCCGACCTGGCCGCCGCCCGCGCCGAGATCGCGGGGCTCACCGTCTCCCCCGAGGTCCTCGCCTACATCGTCGACCTGTGCCGGGCCACCCGGACCTCGCCCTCGCTCTCGCTCGGCGTCTCCCCGCGCGGCGCCACCGCGCTGCTGGCCACCTCCCGGGCCTGGGCCTGGCTGGCCGGACGCGACTACGTCACCCCCGACGACGTGAAGGCGCTGGCCCTGCCCACCCTCCGGCACCGCGTCCAGCTGCGCGCCGAGGCCGAGATGGAGGGGGTCACCGCCGACTCGGTGATCCAGGCCGTGCTCGCCCAGACACCCGCGCCGCGCTGA
- the ahcY gene encoding adenosylhomocysteinase — protein sequence MSSNTTGDFKVADLSLAPFGRKEIQLAEHEMPGLMSIRKEFAASQPLAGARITGSLHMTVQTAVLIETLTALGAEVRWCSCNIFSTQDHAAAAIAVGPEGTAENPQGVPVFAWKGETLEEYWWCTEQALTWPNGQTPNMILDDGGDATLLIHKGVEFEKAGAAPDPSTADNDEFRIILELLNRTLAESPRKWTEVAATIKGVTEETTTGVHRLYEMHRDGQLLFPAINVNDSVTKSKFDNKYGCRHSLIDGINRATDVLIGGKVAVVCGYGDVGKGCAESLRGQGARVIVTEIDPICALQAAMDGYQVTTLDEVISIGDIFITTTGNKDIILASDMVKMKHQAIVGNIGHFDNELDMAGLAKLPGIVKTEVKPQVHEWRFEDGHTIIILSEGRLLNLGNATGHPSFVMSNSFANQTIAQIELFTKTDEYPIGVYVLPKHLDEKVARLHLDALGVKLTVLSKEQADYIGVPVEGPYKSEQYRY from the coding sequence ATGTCGTCGAACACCACCGGTGACTTCAAGGTCGCCGACCTCTCCCTGGCCCCGTTCGGCCGCAAGGAGATCCAGCTGGCCGAGCACGAGATGCCCGGCCTGATGTCGATCCGCAAGGAGTTCGCCGCCAGCCAGCCGCTGGCCGGCGCCCGGATCACCGGCTCGCTGCACATGACCGTGCAGACCGCCGTGCTGATCGAGACGCTCACCGCGCTGGGCGCCGAGGTCCGCTGGTGCTCCTGCAACATCTTCTCCACCCAGGACCACGCGGCCGCCGCGATCGCGGTCGGCCCGGAGGGCACCGCGGAGAACCCCCAGGGCGTCCCGGTCTTCGCCTGGAAGGGCGAGACCCTGGAGGAGTACTGGTGGTGCACCGAGCAGGCGCTGACCTGGCCGAACGGCCAGACCCCCAACATGATCCTGGACGACGGCGGTGACGCCACGCTGCTGATCCACAAGGGCGTGGAGTTCGAGAAGGCCGGCGCCGCGCCGGACCCGTCGACCGCCGACAACGACGAGTTCCGGATCATCCTGGAGCTGCTCAACCGCACCCTGGCCGAGTCCCCGCGCAAGTGGACCGAGGTCGCCGCCACCATCAAGGGCGTCACCGAGGAGACCACCACCGGCGTGCACCGCCTGTACGAGATGCACCGGGACGGCCAGCTGCTCTTCCCGGCGATCAACGTCAACGACTCGGTCACCAAGTCGAAGTTCGACAACAAGTACGGCTGCCGCCACTCGCTGATCGACGGCATCAACCGCGCCACCGACGTGCTGATCGGCGGCAAGGTCGCGGTCGTCTGCGGCTACGGCGACGTCGGCAAGGGCTGCGCCGAGTCGCTGCGCGGCCAGGGCGCCCGGGTCATCGTCACCGAGATCGACCCGATCTGCGCGCTGCAGGCGGCGATGGACGGCTACCAGGTCACCACGCTGGACGAGGTCATCTCGATCGGCGACATCTTCATCACCACCACGGGCAACAAGGACATCATCCTCGCCTCGGACATGGTGAAGATGAAGCACCAGGCGATCGTCGGCAACATCGGCCACTTCGACAACGAGCTCGACATGGCGGGCCTCGCCAAGCTCCCCGGCATCGTGAAGACCGAGGTCAAGCCGCAGGTCCACGAGTGGCGCTTCGAGGACGGCCACACCATCATCATCCTGTCCGAGGGCCGCCTGCTGAACCTCGGCAACGCGACCGGCCACCCGTCCTTCGTGATGTCCAACTCCTTCGCGAACCAGACCATCGCGCAGATCGAGCTGTTCACCAAGACGGACGAGTACCCGATCGGCGTCTACGTGCTGCCCAAGCACCTGGACGAGAAGGTCGCCCGCCTGCACCTGGACGCGTTGGGCGTCAAGCTCACCGTTCTGAGCAAGGAGCAGGCCGACTACATCGGCGTCCCGGTCGAGGGCCCGTACAAGTCGGAGCAGTACCGCTACTGA
- a CDS encoding stage II sporulation protein M produces the protein MDLDVFVAAHQAQWARLETLSKRRRLSGEEADELVALYQRVTGQLARVQASAPDPVLVGRLTTLVARSRNAVTGRRASSWREVGHYFAAGFPAALYRSRRWWLSIALLSLLGTALISWWIATHPEVRDSMATPSQLREMTRPGGAYQAYYTDRPASSFAAQVWTNNAWIAAQCLVFGVFLGLPVLYVLAQNVLNLAVGIGLMASAGRLDLFLGLLLPHGLLELTAVFVAGGMGLRLGWTVIDPGPRKRTVALAEQGRATIGMAMGLTAVLFVSGLLEAFVTPSGLPTWARIGIGVTAEVLFLLYALVLGRRAAAAGETGDVAAADRGDLQPVAA, from the coding sequence ATGGATCTGGACGTCTTCGTCGCCGCCCACCAAGCACAGTGGGCGCGCCTGGAGACCCTCAGCAAGCGGCGCCGGCTCAGTGGCGAGGAGGCGGACGAACTGGTCGCCCTCTACCAGCGGGTGACGGGTCAACTGGCCCGGGTGCAGGCCAGCGCGCCGGATCCGGTCCTGGTCGGTCGCCTGACCACGCTGGTCGCCAGGTCCCGCAACGCGGTCACCGGCCGGCGGGCCAGCAGCTGGCGCGAGGTGGGCCACTACTTCGCGGCCGGCTTCCCCGCCGCGCTCTACCGCTCCCGCCGCTGGTGGCTGTCGATCGCACTGCTCTCACTGCTGGGCACCGCGCTGATCTCCTGGTGGATAGCCACCCACCCCGAGGTCCGGGACAGCATGGCCACGCCCAGCCAACTGCGTGAGATGACCCGGCCCGGCGGCGCCTACCAGGCCTACTACACGGACCGTCCGGCCAGCTCCTTCGCCGCCCAGGTCTGGACGAACAACGCCTGGATCGCCGCCCAGTGCCTGGTCTTCGGCGTCTTCCTCGGCCTGCCGGTCCTCTATGTCCTGGCGCAGAACGTCCTCAACCTCGCGGTCGGCATCGGCCTGATGGCCTCGGCCGGTCGCCTCGACCTCTTCCTCGGCCTGCTGCTGCCGCACGGCCTGCTCGAGCTGACCGCCGTCTTCGTCGCCGGCGGGATGGGCCTGCGCTTGGGCTGGACGGTGATCGACCCCGGCCCGCGCAAGCGCACCGTCGCCCTGGCCGAGCAGGGCCGGGCCACCATCGGCATGGCGATGGGCCTGACCGCGGTGCTCTTCGTCAGCGGCCTGCTCGAAGCCTTCGTCACCCCGTCTGGCCTCCCCACCTGGGCGCGGATCGGCATCGGCGTCACGGCCGAGGTGCTCTTCCTGCTCTACGCCCTCGTCCTGGGCCGTCGAGCCGCGGCTGCCGGCGAGACCGGCGACGTTGCCGCCGCCGACCGTGGGGACCTCCAGCCGGTGGCGGCCTGA
- the manA gene encoding mannose-6-phosphate isomerase, class I yields the protein MDRLANTVRPYAWGSTTAIPALLGEQPTGEPQAELWLGAHPGEPSRVDRGAGPQALNEVIAADPAGELGAEAVAKFGPTLPFLLKVLAAEIPLSLQVHPSLAQARAGFAAEEAAGVPVEAGHRNYKDANHKPELICALEPFDGLCGFRDPLATAELMEGLGVPGLAPLIDLLRTKPEAQALRETLAIVLTTDPSVVAVTVKEVADALDRSLAAEPASPWAPAWAGYAYAAKHFPGDAGVLAALLLNFVQLQPGDALYLGAGVPHAYLKGTGVEIMANSDNVLRCGLTPKHIDVPELLDVVVFEAGDPGVQHPAASEDGEELFPVPIDEFRLSRFALTAGTERQVAGRSAQILLCTEGAITLADAAGRRLELAKGQSAYLPATGTATTLTGEGVLFRATVTL from the coding sequence ATGGACCGCCTCGCCAACACCGTCCGCCCGTATGCCTGGGGTTCGACCACCGCGATCCCGGCCCTGCTCGGTGAGCAGCCCACCGGTGAGCCGCAGGCCGAGCTGTGGCTGGGCGCCCACCCCGGCGAGCCCTCCCGGGTGGACCGTGGTGCCGGCCCCCAGGCGCTCAACGAGGTGATCGCCGCGGACCCGGCCGGCGAGCTGGGCGCCGAGGCCGTCGCGAAGTTCGGCCCGACGCTGCCGTTCCTGCTCAAGGTGCTGGCCGCCGAGATCCCGCTCTCGCTCCAGGTGCACCCCTCGCTGGCCCAGGCCCGGGCCGGGTTCGCCGCCGAGGAGGCCGCCGGGGTGCCGGTCGAGGCCGGCCACCGCAACTACAAGGACGCCAACCACAAGCCCGAGCTGATCTGCGCGCTCGAGCCGTTCGACGGCCTGTGCGGCTTCCGCGACCCGCTGGCCACCGCCGAGCTGATGGAGGGGCTCGGCGTTCCGGGCCTGGCCCCGCTGATCGACCTGCTGCGCACCAAGCCCGAGGCCCAGGCGCTGCGCGAGACCCTGGCCATCGTGCTCACCACCGACCCCTCGGTCGTCGCGGTCACCGTCAAGGAGGTGGCCGACGCGCTGGACCGCTCGCTGGCCGCCGAGCCCGCCTCGCCCTGGGCGCCCGCCTGGGCCGGCTACGCGTACGCCGCCAAGCACTTCCCCGGCGACGCCGGTGTGCTGGCCGCGCTGCTGCTCAACTTCGTCCAGCTGCAGCCCGGTGACGCGCTCTACCTCGGCGCGGGCGTCCCGCACGCCTACCTCAAGGGCACCGGCGTGGAGATCATGGCCAACTCCGACAACGTGCTGCGCTGCGGGCTGACCCCCAAGCACATCGACGTCCCCGAGCTGCTCGACGTGGTCGTCTTCGAGGCCGGCGACCCGGGCGTGCAGCATCCGGCGGCGAGCGAGGACGGCGAGGAGCTGTTCCCGGTCCCGATCGACGAGTTCCGCCTCTCCCGCTTCGCCCTGACCGCGGGCACCGAGCGCCAGGTGGCCGGGCGCAGCGCCCAGATCCTGCTCTGCACCGAGGGCGCGATCACCCTGGCCGACGCCGCCGGCCGGCGACTGGAACTGGCCAAGGGCCAGTCCGCCTACCTGCCGGCCACCGGCACCGCCACCACCCTGACCGGCGAGGGCGTGCTGTTCCGCGCCACCGTCACCCTCTGA
- a CDS encoding DUF58 domain-containing protein, giving the protein MALTGRTALLAALGSLVVGLLLPSWTGVGTVGAVLLLGVLADLLLAAPVRTLRLAREGDGSVRLGEPATVSLTVANPSRRPLRGRLRDAWAPSAFRPGTELTASRHTLLVPPGERRRVGTALQPTRRGDHHAHRVTIRSLGPLGLAGRQGSHQVPWTLRALPPFASRKHLPSRLARLRELDGRTSLLRRGQGTEFDSLREYLPGDDVRSIDWRASARRNTVAVRTWRPERDRHILIVLDTGRTSAGRVGDAPRLDAALDAALLLTALATKAGDRVDLLAHDLRPRASVLGRSATEVLPAVTHAMALLEPALVETDLRALTAAVLRIANRRSLIVLLTGLDAGPAEDGLLPLLPQLTKRHEVVVAAVADPHLDELAAGRGTLSAVYGAAAAEQTRADRRATADRLTRHGVTVLDAPPATLPPALADTYLALKAAGRL; this is encoded by the coding sequence GTGGCCCTCACCGGCCGTACCGCCCTGCTCGCCGCCCTGGGCAGCCTGGTCGTGGGACTCCTGCTGCCCTCCTGGACGGGCGTCGGGACGGTCGGCGCGGTCCTGCTGCTGGGCGTCCTGGCCGACCTGCTGCTCGCGGCTCCCGTCCGCACCCTGCGGCTGGCGCGCGAGGGCGACGGATCGGTGCGGCTCGGCGAACCCGCCACCGTCTCGCTGACCGTGGCCAATCCCTCCCGACGCCCGCTGCGGGGCCGGCTGCGCGACGCCTGGGCCCCCTCCGCCTTCCGGCCCGGCACCGAGCTGACCGCCTCGCGGCACACCCTGCTGGTACCGCCGGGCGAGCGGCGCCGGGTCGGCACCGCGCTGCAGCCCACCCGGCGCGGTGACCACCACGCGCACCGGGTGACCATCCGCTCGCTCGGCCCGCTCGGCCTGGCGGGGCGACAGGGCTCGCACCAGGTCCCCTGGACGCTGCGTGCGCTGCCGCCCTTCGCCAGCCGCAAGCACCTGCCCTCGCGGCTCGCGCGGCTGCGTGAACTCGACGGGCGCACCTCGCTGTTGAGGCGCGGCCAGGGCACCGAGTTCGACAGCCTGCGCGAGTACCTGCCCGGCGACGACGTGCGCTCGATCGACTGGCGGGCCAGCGCGCGGCGCAACACCGTCGCCGTCCGCACCTGGCGGCCCGAACGCGACCGCCACATCCTGATCGTGCTCGACACCGGACGCACCTCGGCCGGCCGGGTCGGCGACGCGCCCCGGCTGGACGCCGCCCTGGACGCCGCACTGCTGCTCACCGCACTCGCCACCAAGGCCGGCGACCGGGTCGACCTGCTCGCCCACGACCTGCGCCCGCGCGCCTCGGTGCTCGGCCGCTCGGCCACCGAGGTGCTGCCCGCGGTCACCCACGCGATGGCCCTGCTGGAGCCCGCGCTGGTCGAAACCGACCTGCGGGCGCTGACGGCAGCCGTGCTGCGCATCGCCAACCGGCGCTCGCTGATCGTCCTGCTGACCGGCCTGGACGCGGGCCCCGCCGAGGACGGGCTGCTGCCGCTGCTGCCCCAACTCACCAAGCGCCACGAGGTGGTGGTGGCCGCGGTGGCCGACCCGCACCTGGACGAGCTGGCGGCGGGCCGGGGCACCCTCTCCGCCGTCTACGGCGCGGCTGCGGCCGAGCAGACCCGGGCCGACCGCCGCGCCACCGCCGACCGCCTCACCCGGCACGGCGTCACCGTCCTGGACGCGCCGCCGGCCACGCTGCCCCCGGCCCTCGCCGACACCTACCTCGCGCTCAAGGCCGCCGGGCGCCTGTAG
- a CDS encoding Trm112 family protein: MTLEPFLLEILVCPSCHAALRESGEADQPELICTGADCGLAYPVRDGIPVLLVDEARRPA; encoded by the coding sequence ATGACGCTCGAACCGTTCCTGCTGGAGATCCTGGTCTGCCCGAGCTGCCATGCCGCGCTGCGCGAGAGCGGCGAGGCCGACCAGCCCGAGCTGATCTGCACCGGCGCCGACTGCGGCCTGGCCTACCCGGTCCGCGACGGCATCCCGGTGCTCCTCGTGGACGAGGCCCGCCGCCCCGCCTGA
- a CDS encoding transposase, whose amino-acid sequence MARPGRKAHPEPAPRPEPFGLSTDPFAMETSHEVAAMYLAPPERVLVLRVDADTMLRPKLREELRQRQAEPLPATVQTLLDSLDSTTETVLGTLHRRRRGVEFRRFLSQLERELPESGELHLICDNYFTHKSPTVVNWLRAHPRVTMHFAPSEAAWLAHVERWFAYQAAREAFHGDTSSATALSQGIAAWMPAAERNESDEPAAEAELDVSEAEESGSGTAHVWIKPQYG is encoded by the coding sequence ATGGCACGCCCCGGCCGCAAGGCCCACCCCGAACCCGCGCCGCGTCCCGAACCCTTTGGCCTGTCCACCGACCCTTTCGCGATGGAGACCTCGCACGAGGTGGCCGCGATGTACCTGGCGCCGCCCGAGCGGGTGCTGGTGCTGCGCGTCGATGCCGACACGATGCTTCGTCCCAAGCTCCGTGAGGAGCTGCGGCAGCGTCAGGCCGAACCGTTGCCGGCCACCGTGCAGACCTTGCTGGACAGCCTCGACAGCACGACGGAGACGGTGCTCGGCACGCTGCACCGCCGGCGGCGCGGAGTCGAGTTCCGCCGCTTCCTGTCGCAGCTGGAGCGGGAGTTGCCGGAGAGCGGTGAACTCCACCTGATCTGCGACAACTACTTCACCCACAAGTCGCCGACGGTGGTCAACTGGCTGCGTGCCCACCCGCGGGTGACGATGCACTTCGCACCGAGCGAGGCGGCCTGGCTCGCCCACGTCGAGCGGTGGTTCGCCTACCAGGCGGCTCGGGAGGCGTTCCACGGCGACACGTCGTCGGCGACGGCGCTGTCCCAGGGGATCGCCGCCTGGATGCCGGCGGCCGAGCGGAACGAGAGCGACGAGCCCGCCGCCGAGGCCGAGCTGGACGTGTCGGAGGCCGAGGAGAGCGGTTCCGGTACCGCGCACGTGTGGATCAAGCCGCAGTACGGCTGA
- a CDS encoding RDD family protein, giving the protein MTGEAVVLGLRTAKLPSRALAVLLDLLVEFTGFFLTALLLMTSLSDLDGAAAAALVICLLVFFLVALPVLVETLSHGRSLGKAALGLRVVRVDGGPASFRHALVRALVGIFEIIMLTGVPAVISSLVSAEGRRLGDVFAGTLVVRERVPAGRTDGLPTAPPPQVMHALGSELVRLDLSAVPEGLWLAVRQLLSRSDQLDGQVALTMAQRLAGDVALRVGWPVPAGLHPAMYLAAVLTERQRRDWQRATGTSAAPGYGVTPGYGTQPLHSTPPPVSPAAPAQPTPAPAAPPAPPATPAPPAPNAGGFALPG; this is encoded by the coding sequence GTGACGGGTGAAGCCGTCGTCCTCGGGCTGCGGACGGCGAAGCTGCCGAGCCGCGCACTGGCCGTCCTGCTGGACTTGCTGGTGGAGTTCACCGGGTTCTTCCTGACCGCGCTGCTGCTGATGACCTCGCTCTCCGACCTGGACGGCGCAGCCGCGGCGGCCCTGGTGATCTGCCTGCTGGTCTTCTTCCTGGTGGCCCTGCCGGTCCTGGTGGAGACGCTCTCGCACGGCCGGTCGCTGGGCAAGGCGGCCCTGGGGCTGCGCGTGGTGCGCGTCGACGGCGGGCCCGCGAGCTTCCGGCACGCGCTGGTGCGCGCGCTGGTCGGCATCTTCGAGATCATCATGCTCACCGGGGTGCCCGCCGTGATCAGCTCGCTGGTCTCGGCCGAAGGGCGGCGGCTCGGTGATGTGTTCGCGGGCACCCTGGTGGTGCGCGAACGGGTGCCCGCGGGCCGCACGGACGGTCTGCCGACCGCGCCGCCACCGCAGGTGATGCATGCGCTGGGGTCGGAGCTGGTGCGCCTGGACCTGTCGGCCGTACCCGAGGGGCTCTGGCTCGCCGTTCGTCAACTCCTGAGTCGCAGCGATCAGTTGGATGGACAGGTAGCCCTCACGATGGCGCAGCGGCTCGCCGGTGACGTGGCCCTGCGGGTCGGCTGGCCGGTACCGGCCGGGCTGCACCCGGCGATGTACCTGGCAGCGGTGCTCACCGAGCGGCAGCGGCGCGACTGGCAGCGCGCGACCGGCACGAGCGCGGCACCCGGCTACGGCGTGACCCCGGGATACGGCACCCAGCCGCTGCACAGCACGCCGCCGCCGGTGTCGCCGGCCGCTCCCGCCCAGCCGACCCCCGCACCGGCCGCACCACCCGCTCCGCCCGCGACGCCGGCGCCGCCCGCACCGAACGCGGGCGGTTTCGCGCTGCCCGGCTGA